A stretch of DNA from Bacillota bacterium:
CCCAGCCACGGCAGGCTTGGACTTGGGCATGTTATAAGCCCACACCACCACGCCCCCAATGAGCAACACACAGACGAGGACGAGCCTGGTAGTCCAGCTTCCCAACGACACTTGACCTCGCCACCTTTGTTCATGAGTAACTTCATATCAGCCGTTGAACTGAGGCGAACAGCATCCAGGCCCCGACCAGCGCAATCACCATGCCCATGGCGCGTGTTAGCCAAGAGGGGGCTCCCGCCAAACCCGTCTTGGCAAGAACTGAGGGAAGGTACCCAACCGCCAACCCGGCGACGAGGATCGTGGCCCAATGCCCAACGGCATACGCGGCCATGAGTGCGGCGCCCCCCCACGGGTTCCCGGAAGTCGATGAAAGCGCAAGAATGGCAATGAGGGCAGGCGTCGCGCATGGGGCGGAGACTGTCCCGATGGCCGCCCCGAGGACAAATCCCCCCGCCAGGCCGGAATTCCTCGCCACATTGGGGCTGACAGTGGGCAGCGGAATCCTGATGACGCCCGCCACGTTCAGCCCGAGTACAGTTATGACGGCCGCCAGTCCAACTTGCCATTTCGGGCTCGCAAACAGAAAGCCCATTCCCCCGGCAAGGGCGCCGAGCAGCGTGAATGTGACGGTAAGTCCCGCGATGAAGGACAAGGAACACGCTACGGCGCGTTTGCGGTCCCCCGACGCGTATCCTCCCACATATCCCACAGCGAGCGGAATTGCGGCGACGGCGCACGGCGACAGCGAGGATAGCAGACCGGCAAGGAACGCAGCAAGGTAACCGATTCCAGGCGTCGCTACTGCCTCCGCAAGGCTCTTCACCAATCCTTCCAGCATTCAGCGGCTCACACTCCCAGATCAGGCTTCACCTGGCGCCTTCCGGACCCGGCTCCAGCTTGGCCTGAGTCGGCCCTCCTCCTGCAGGC
This window harbors:
- a CDS encoding cytochrome c biogenesis protein CcdA — its product is MLEGLVKSLAEAVATPGIGYLAAFLAGLLSSLSPCAVAAIPLAVGYVGGYASGDRKRAVACSLSFIAGLTVTFTLLGALAGGMGFLFASPKWQVGLAAVITVLGLNVAGVIRIPLPTVSPNVARNSGLAGGFVLGAAIGTVSAPCATPALIAILALSSTSGNPWGGAALMAAYAVGHWATILVAGLAVGYLPSVLAKTGLAGAPSWLTRAMGMVIALVGAWMLFASVQRLI